A genomic window from Yoonia rosea includes:
- a CDS encoding lysophospholipid acyltransferase family protein — protein sequence MKFLRQFAARIVGQSIRIFARAITAVRAEWKGIEPVPRQRVYFANHTSNADMPMIWSVLPPAMRRTVRPVAAADYWLKNKLRAFVGPEVFNCVLVDRRPEVQDKPMDKIIAALDEGSSLIIFPEGNRNMTEDPLLPFKAGLYNMGVARPDVDLVPTWVANLTEIMPKGEVIPLPLICTVTFGEPIHVREGESKDDFLKRASEALLAQRPEARQ from the coding sequence GCATCTTCGCCCGCGCGATCACTGCCGTGCGGGCCGAGTGGAAGGGCATCGAACCCGTCCCGCGCCAGCGCGTCTATTTCGCCAACCACACCAGCAATGCCGACATGCCGATGATCTGGTCGGTGCTGCCGCCCGCAATGCGCCGCACGGTGCGCCCCGTTGCTGCCGCCGATTACTGGCTGAAAAACAAATTGCGCGCCTTTGTCGGCCCGGAAGTCTTCAACTGCGTCCTCGTGGATCGCCGCCCCGAGGTGCAGGACAAACCGATGGACAAGATCATCGCGGCGCTTGACGAAGGATCATCCCTGATCATCTTTCCCGAAGGCAACCGCAACATGACCGAAGACCCGTTGCTGCCCTTCAAGGCGGGGCTTTACAACATGGGCGTCGCGCGACCGGATGTCGATCTGGTGCCCACCTGGGTCGCCAACCTGACCGAAATCATGCCCAAAGGCGAGGTGATCCCCCTGCCCCTGATCTGCACCGTCACCTTTGGTGAACCGATCCATGTGCGTGAGGGCGAGAGTAAGGACGACTTCCTGAAACGTGCCTCCGAGGCGCTCTTGGCCCAACGTCCCGAGGCCCGCCAATGA